In Neoarius graeffei isolate fNeoGra1 chromosome 15, fNeoGra1.pri, whole genome shotgun sequence, a single genomic region encodes these proteins:
- the LOC132899653 gene encoding keratin, type I cytoskeletal 19-like produces the protein MSFHQHTSYSSGPMRFTGGSVVSQRRLGSLSSAPKAFSVSGGSLGSTRISSGVARTVYSGYGGGLGMAADGGLNLAAALDSDNITMNEKATMQNLNDRLASYLDKVRSLEAANAKLEQKIREYYETKGPVAERDYSAYWATINDLKDKIKNATIGNANILLQIDNSKLAADDFKTKFEHELIMRQSVEADIANLRRLLDQTTLTKADLEMQIEGLQDELAYLKKNHQEELAALRAQLGGTVNVEVDASPQQDLNKVLDEIRAQYENITDKHRRDQEAWFNDQSAALSKQVAVSTESIQTSKTEITDLRRTLQGLEIELQSQLSMKAALENTLAETEARYSAMLAGYQNQINMLETELAQVRASIEQQGRDYTMLLDIKSRLEQEIATYRSLLEKEESRTPGTGGSSTVTTTTTVRSVS, from the exons ATGAGTTTTCACCAGCATACCAGCTATTCCAGCGGCCCTATGAGGTTCACTGGAGGCTCTGTGGTCTCCCAGCGTCGTCTGGGCTCACTGTCCTCAGCACCTAAAGCCTTCAGTGTCTCTGGAGGTAGCTTAGGCTCCACCCGAATCTCCTCAGGAGTCGCCAGGACTGTGTATTCTGGCTATGGTGGTGGACTGGGCATGGCTGCTGATGGTGGCCTCAACCTGGCTGCTGCCCTGGACAGTGACAACATTACTATGAATGAGAAGGCCACCATGCAGAACCTGAATGATCGTCTGGCCTCCTACCTGGACAAGGTCCGCTCCCTGGAAGCTGCCAATGCAAAACTGGAGCAGAAGATCCGTGAGTACTATGAGACAAAAGGACCAGTTGCTGAGAGAGATTACAGTGCCTACTGGGCCACCATCAATGACTTGAAGGATAAG ATCAAGAATGCCACTATTGGCAATGCCAACATCCTCCTGCAGATTGACAATTCAAAACTGGCTGCAGATGACTTCAAAACTAA ATTTGAGCATGAGTTGATAATGCGACAGTCTGTGGAGGCTGACATTGCCAACTTGCGACGCCTGCTGGACCAGACCACCCTGACCAAGGCTGACCTGGAGATGCAGATTGAAGGACTGCAGGATGAGTTGGCCTACCTGAAGAAGAACCATCAGGAG GAACTGGCAGCTCTGAGAGCTCAGCTGGGTGGAACTGTGAATGTGGAGGTAGATGCTAGTCCTCAGCAGGACCTAAACAAGGTTTTGGACGAAATCCGTGCTCAGTATGAGAACATCACAGATAAACACCGCAGAGACCAAGAGGCTTGGTTcaatgaccag TCGGCAGCGCTAAGCAAGCAGGTTGCTGTCAGCACAGAGTCCATTCAGACCTCCAAGACAGAGATCACAGACTTGAGGCGAACCCTGCAGGGCTTGGAAATTGAACTACAATCACAACTAAGCATG AAAGCAGCCCTGGAGAACACACTAGCCGAGACAGAAGCTCGCTATAGTGCTATGCTAGCAGGCTACCAGAACCAAATTAACATGCTAGAGACAGAGTTGGCACAGGTGCGTGCCAGCATCGAGCAGCAGGGCCGCGACTACACCATGTTGCTGGATATAAAGAGCCGCTTAGAGCAGGAGATAGCCACCTACAGAAGCCTCCTGGAGAAGGAAGAGTCCAG GACTCCTGGCACAG gtggATCCAGCACagttactaccaccaccactgtgCGCTCAGTCAGCTAA